ActatgataaaaataaaacacatgagcACCTGTCTCCACACAGTTACATGGCAAATAGGTTATGTCAGAGGTGTCACTAGAAATATATGATTAGGGTGGCTAAGCCCCCCAGGagaactgcaaaaataaaaagaactatGCATTGAAACCTGTCTTAAATAATGCATTGTTTAatgcaaaagtcatttttagtttgcttATTAAGTAACGTTAAATTAGCATTTGTTCAACAATCAGGGTTCCTCTGTCAGTTTCATTTCAGACAAATGACATTCAgatacagagacatacagattatgtattttctttacttttttgttgAGGTTGCACAGTCTTCAGGAATATTCcctgacacagagacacacacagtgcgACAGACTGATTAAGATTTTATCAAATTACATCTTTCAGACTTTCAAATTTTTGTACAGGTTTCAGGGCTGCTGTATGTAGCAGTACCTCTTCCAGGTCCTAGTGCCCTCTTTCCCAGTATAATGTGACTTTGGAAACACAGTTGTGTGGTTGAAtaagagagaatgaaggagaacTTGATTTTAAACTAATAATGCATGCTTATTTTGGGGACTAAAGAAAATTTTAGGGCAGATATAGCCCCCCTAAAATGGGCCTAACAACGCCCATGGGTTATGCAACATAGTTTGCACATTAAAAGTTTAGTTTCCTGCACCCATCTCCCAGGCTCTTAATCGCACCGATGACCAGAAGAGGCTGTTAGTAGATGGTGCCAATGGGATCGGAGCACTCAAACTGAGAGAAATGGAGGCATTTCTCAAGTATGAACTGCAGGTGGCACTCTTCAATGATGGCAGCAGTGGCAAACTCAACCACCTGTGTGGAGCTGACTATGTGAAAGTACACCAGAGAGCTCCTGAAGGTGTGTGGAATGTTCTGCAGTGTTATCATACTGGCCTATAGGATATTGCCAGACATACTTATGCAGTttcatgaagacacacacattaaagtgTGCCAAGCCGGAATTCAGTGGCATTGGTAGCTTCGGAACAGCTCGTGCCGTATCAGACTGAACTTTAACCTTAACTCATTATGCATCCTTCTCAAACGTGGGCTTTCTGACACCAAGAACAATAAAAACCTATTGGACAAATTGCTTCAcagctgatttttttaaaagtctaaaCAGGGCTTTAGTGATTTAGATGTTTGTTCCGTTGTGAAATCTTTAAGCTCCTTCACATAAGCATTGGAATGTGTTAGAAAAATCTTGCAGGAGTTGTGCAGTTTTTATTTAAGCCATTGTAAGTCCCATATACATGCCTCTGGTTTTGATGCAGTaaaatatctctctccctctccctctctcgcccccaccccctcccataCGCAGGTATGCATATGGGTCCAGGTGAGCGTTGCTGCTCATTTGACGGTGATGCCGATCGTATCATTTATTATTACAACGACACCGCTGGCCGCTTCCGTCTGCTGGATGGGGATAAGATCGCTACCCTCATTAGCATGTCCCTCAAAGAGCTTTTGACACAggtacaaaaaacaacaacaacaacaaaaaaacacatttgaaggtTCAGTTTATCTCCTAAATGCAAACCTGACATTTTGTTCAAATTTTCCAATTTTATAATAGGTATGCTTAATATATAGTAGACCCTGCCATATGCAAACTCGcaatacatacattcacacatatgcattacatttatggtatttagctgacgcttttatccaaagcaatttacaattatgatttAATACAGCTTgggcaattgagggttaagagccttgctcaggggcccaacagtggcaacttggtgatgatggggcttgaactggcgaCCTTCCAATTTCAAGTAAAGTActtttaaccactgagctaccactgccctcaaAATTAGCAAAAGTCCaaagagagagtggtagagtgGTAGAGTAGTACATGTAGTATTGTTATAATTGGCTACATTGATTTATATGACTATccaactttgtttttttttaagttactAGAGTCTTTTTGCATTATCTataagaaaaatgtgaaaatatgaaatatttaggTATATATGGGGTTCATTATTTTTAGCACTGGATCTTGGTACATATTGGTCACATGGTGGGGTCTTTCTGTACATACATGTGATGCATGATAATGCTGTACTTGTCACTAAATTCTTATAGTAAGAGtatagtttttttaaattatgaagaGCTAAATGGAACCAAAGcgccattaacacacactaaatttgctttaattttttgaatgcatgtatgtttttgtacaGGCAGGGTTGAACATTCAGGTCGCTGTTGTACAAACAGCATATGCTAATGGGAGTGCCACAAGATACCTGAAAGATGTCATGAAGGTAAATGTTTCCAAGTGTGCCACGATATTCTCCTATAAATCATAAGGATGATGGTATTGACTGGATGGTTGTTCATAAGGATCAGGATAATTCCTTATGTTTGTGATGTGAGACTTGGTTTTCCAGTATTCTTTAATGTTCTATAATATGTAATTAgctttgcatttttgtttaatatcagtGAGTAATAATCCATATTTCTCCATAGTTTTCCAAACTTTTGTCTCTACTCTTAGGTCACAGTGTGCTGTACGAAGACAGGTGTGAAGCATCTCCACCATGCTGCTCAGGATTTTGACATCGGAGTTTACTTTGAAGCCAACGGCCATGGAACGGTGAGCTTACTGTAATACCTTTAGAACCTACCTGTTTTTTAAATCACCTTTTTATAGCTATTAGGTCTTAATGTGCTTCTTTCCCACAGTTTTTAAAAGAACTCCTGCAGTGCACTAAAAACACCTTTTTTACTCAATTATTTACAGTCACAAACTTCaactttaaattgtttttattaaaaccTACCAAGCTAACATGGTCCTTCATCTCTATGGGTTCATTGTCCATATGGGCATTAGCTCTATGTGACTTTTCTTGATGACAGTTTAATGATGACTAAAGTTGTAACCGGCTCTTTCTGAAGCATCGGAATACTCACTGAACTGTTTTAAGTCTTCTGAACAGAAACAGCTCAGCTTCAAACTGTTTTTAAGGTTCTGTTCAGCAAAGAAGCAGAAAAGCAGATCCGACAGCTGGTTAAACACAGCAACGCCAACGACGAGAAGAAACGTGCCGCCAAGCTTCTGGCCAGTACCATCGATCTCATCAACCAGGTAAAACCACCAGCACTGTTCTGCTCCCTGAGCCTCCAATGAGCCTAATCATTATGAAGATTATATCAATCTCCATCTCGTAAATGTCTCTATGTAAACTCATTAACTtcactgcatctctctctctctctctctctctctctgtcatatatatatatatatatatatattgcttcCATAGGCTACAGGTGATGCTATTTCAGATATGTTGGTGATTGAAGCCCTGTTGGCTATCAGAGGAATGAGCATACAGGGATGGGACACCCTTTACACAGACCTGCCCAACAGACAGCTCCGAGTCAAGGTGGGTTGGCCTTTCAGCACACCAGCTCTCAATATGTTCCTACTGTGGGGTGCCTTATCGGGCAGTCACACGGCTTCCTCTCTCACCACTGTAATTTGCACTATACAATGTCTGgttgtatgtatgcatgtgcgaaTGCAGCAAGTGGTTTAAAGATACATTTACGTTGACTTTGCACAAGTagttataaattaaaattacagCCCTTTTTCACTGATAGGTAGCAGACAGGCAAGTGATAGACACAACAGATGCGGAGCGTCATGTGGTGATGCCAGCAGGTCTCCAGGATGCTATAGACACCCTTGTCAAGAAGTACAAACAAGCACGTGCCTTTGTCAGACCCTCAGGTACTGAGGACATAGTCAGAGTATATGCCGAGGCTGACACACAGgtaaatacattcacacactctctctcattcacatttacatgcacagaAGGGCCTCCCCACTCTCTGTAGGGATGATTCAGAGTTTATTCATTGCTTCAGGTCATATACGAAATGTGTGGCTTTTGGTAATATGTGAAATGTTTGGGTATGTAGGAGGGTGCAGATGGTTTGGCATATGAAGTAAGTCTGGCTGTGTACCACCTGGCTGGGGGAACTGGGGAGGAGCCGAAGCCTTTAAAGTGACCACACATTCAGACTACACACATCTGCCCTCAAGAGGCCAACATTtggttttgggttgttttttggctGGGGGGGAAGGGCgggttgttttattgttttggataCTGTCCTGTGAACATCAATGTAGATTTCATATCAATGGCACAACTATGGTAAAACAATAccacatatttcagtttttatacCATGAGTAGTATGAGCTATGTTCATAATCATGAGCCTTAATAAatagatattatatatttgGTTGCCCTTCTCTTGGGCTTCTCATGATGCACTAAACTAATGTAGATTGATTCTAACAGTAAACATTGCTCAgtaattatttgtaattgtattttGAGCATTCCTAAACTGCATACTTTTATGTgaaacagtttgtttttgtaacgATAAAAATAGGAATAAAAACTGATGCTATCCTAATTTTGTTTGTAGCCCATTTGTTGCTTGTCAGACAGCTGGGACCAAGGCTATTGCCAAGTGGTTTAAATATACTTGCCTTAAGCATTTCTTTCTATTCAAACTCTGTCTTGATGATCACAGCAAAAAGTCAATAAATTTGGTGTTTCTGATAGTCAGCTCAACCAGTGATGCTGCTTTGAAGTAGTTTATTTTGTCCACATTTGAATAGAACCAAGGGACATACGGGAGGTTAAAGGCTTCAACACAGTCTATTAGCAATTTAGTTTTAGCACAGCATCCACAAGAGACGAGGTAGATGGTGAGGAGTAACGTTCCTGCTTTTGATCTCTGTTATAGTTTCTAGTAGCGATTAAAATGTAAAGCCTTGAGACTCATTGTTTGGTAATATTCTTTGACGTATAAGAGTAGATGGTCATAAGCAGTGTGAACCAAGCCATCATATTGTAGTTTCATGCTTCAGTTTCACGTTGGCTAGTGAAAAGGGGGGGGATGAAAGGAGGTGTTCGAGATCAGGCAGTTTCAGAGCGCTTTACTCGTCCATCTCGCTGACCGCTCCAGAGATGGTGATGGTGCGTTCTTGTGAGTCTCTGTGAATGATGTCCTCATCTGCCCTAACTGTTCTAAAGCCAAAGACAGATGGCATTAGAAAggctacaacacacacacatatataccacAGTACAGTATTTGACATACTTGGGCAGAAGTGCCTACTTTTACCT
This region of Electrophorus electricus isolate fEleEle1 chromosome 2, fEleEle1.pri, whole genome shotgun sequence genomic DNA includes:
- the pgm3 gene encoding phosphoacetylglucosamine mutase, which encodes MAEFGEVSQKSTQHPKPKGLTLQYGTAGFRTTAKHLDHVMFRMGLLAALRSKKTKSTIGVMVTASHNPVEDNGVKLIDPMGEMVTPAWEGYATQLANAEQEALCTVLKNIMETDAISMSETANVFVGRDTRPSSESLTKAVIDGVSCLGGHSQDYGLVTTPQLHYMVRCRNTHDCYGTATLQGYYEKLSKAFIELTKNALNRTDDQKRLLVDGANGIGALKLREMEAFLKYELQVALFNDGSSGKLNHLCGADYVKVHQRAPEGMHMGPGERCCSFDGDADRIIYYYNDTAGRFRLLDGDKIATLISMSLKELLTQAGLNIQVAVVQTAYANGSATRYLKDVMKVTVCCTKTGVKHLHHAAQDFDIGVYFEANGHGTVLFSKEAEKQIRQLVKHSNANDEKKRAAKLLASTIDLINQATGDAISDMLVIEALLAIRGMSIQGWDTLYTDLPNRQLRVKVADRQVIDTTDAERHVVMPAGLQDAIDTLVKKYKQARAFVRPSGTEDIVRVYAEADTQEGADGLAYEVSLAVYHLAGGTGEEPKPLK